ATCAACCTATTAATAGCTGGAACGTCCAAAATGTGTTAGGATTTAATAACATGTTTGATGGAGCTTCTTCGTTTAACCAGCCTTTAAATTCGTGGATAACGGCAAACGCTAACAATATGCAAGGTATGTTCAACAATGCTGTTTCATTCAACCAGGATATAAGTGGCTGGAATACAGCTGCAGTGACTAATATGCAATCTTTGTTTAGAGATGCTGTTTCATTCAATCAGGATTTAAGTATGTGGAATGTAGACGAAGTTACTGATTTTGGTTTTTTTCTATACAATGCAAGCAATTTTAATCAGGATTTAAAAAATTGGTCATTAAAGGATGCAGCAATATTAACAAACATGTTAAGTCTAAGCGGAATTGATTGCATTAACTATTCTGAAACGTTGATTGGATGGTCAAATAACATCAACACTCCTAATAATTTGAGCTTAGGGGCCCTTGGACGCCAATATGGTACAAATGCTGTTTCTGCAAGGATGAATTTAATTTCTAAAGGTTGGACTATAGCTGGAGATTCGCAATTAGATGAAACTTGTTCCAACGAGTTGGTGTTGGAAGTAAATATCGTAAATCATGCCACATGCCTTCAAAATGGCATGTTAGAATTCCAATTACAAAACGCTCCTGATAGTTCTATAATTGTTTACTTAGTTTTAAATGATTCCCAGGACACACTGGGTGTTATACAAGATACAAACTTTGTAATTATGGATACTCTTGGCGGACGCATTCCAGGTATTTACAATGTGGTGTGTATTTTAAACGACGCGGATACTTTTTCTATGCAAAAAGAGATTCTGAATTATTATGAAAATATTGTTTTTACAACTCTTACACAAAATGAATTTTGTGGAAATGATGGTATGATTACTGTTAATCTTATATCTGGCAATAACGTTCTTTATTCCCTATTGGAAGGTGATGAAACCATTAGGCCATATCAACAAAGTAATATTTTTAGTAATTTGCCTGAAGGAAATTACACTTTATCTTTAATTGATACTTGTGAAAATGTAGCGATTGGTGCCGCTACTATAGTAAATAAAGAAACTGCATTTACTATAGTTGAAGGAGGCACTAATACACCTGTAGGTTTAGCTTGTGATTCTATTAACGTACATCATAGTATATATTCAATCCCAAATGGAGAATTACAATACCCCTTGACATTTAATTACTATATATACAATCCTAGTAGTAATGATACAATCCTTTTAAGTAGAGAATTCACAAATGGAGGTACGTCAAGTTTAATTCATCAGCAAATGACTATACCTTACTATTCTGGTACACCATATTTAATGGATTTAAAGATCACGGATAAATGCAATGACACAATAACCTACAATCAAGATATTTCTTCAAGTTTTACTTCTGGTGTTTATCAACTACCAAATGGATGCAATTGGGATATGCATATTTGGCACGGTATTTCTCACCCACCGGTAAGTATTGAGTTTATTACGGCTCCATTTAATGATCATACTCAAGCTCCTTTTGACCCTTTAATGTACAATTCTACTTATCCGCCAATATTTGATGTCATCACACCTGTTGTTTTTTCTAATGATACAATGAGTATGCCAACTGGGTATTATGAAATTCAAGTTATAGGTTCTTGCAATGATACATTTATGATAACAGGTAATTTTTCTGATCCCGGATTAAATATTCCAATTCCAGTAATCACACCTGATTGTATTGAGGATAAAGGGATAATCCAATTTTCAAGTAATTTTGATTTGCAAAGTGTTAATATAATAAATAATAATGATACAATTTCTTTAAATCATGGAATTGATATAAACAATTTGAAATCATTTTATGCGAGTGATATTGATGTGGGACTATATGATTTAATAGTGACGGATGTTTGTGGAAACAGCCAGAGTCTCGAAATTGATATTCCTTCACGTGAAGGTGAATTGGATTCATTTAGGATAGATGCCTACTGTGGATCTTTCAATTATTATTTTAATTATGTACATAATGATGAAATAATGCCCTATTACCCAGGCCCATTTTATTATTTGCAATATAAAGAAAATGATGTGTGGAAACAAATGAATAGCACACCTTATACAACCCCTACTGTTTGGCCCTTTATAAATGGTCAAGAAATAAATAATAACCTTTTAAACATCAATGTAACTAGAGAAGGTGAATTCAGAATATTGAGACTTCTTATGAGGCCAAGTCAAGGAAGTACTGGTGAGTTCAAGGTCTGTGAAGATGTCATTCACGATTTTATACATATAAATGATGGATTCAAATTTGATTCCTTGTATAGTTTTGAGTGTACTGATTCTGAATTAGGAATTTCCAACTATAAAATTTTCTGTCATGCGTCAGGAGTAGAACCATTATCTTATGATATTTTAAAAATAAACGGGCAAGATACTTTAATTGAAAATGGAAACGATTCTTTATTTAATTCAGTGGCGGCTGGTTTATATGAAATTAGAGTAAAAGATGCATGTAACAATCAACTATTCAGAGAAATAGAACTTACTGATATTAGCAATCCAATAATATTTGCAGATTCGATTTGTGATGGTTTAGCGGGTAGATTGTACACGGATGATTTACCTTTTATAGAATATGAGTGGAGAAAAACCGGTAATGCACAAATCTTAAGTTCAACTAATGAATTAAAATTTGAACCTTTCGGCATAGAAGATAGTGGCACTTATGAATTAACTTTAATTTATCCCGGGTCATCTTCTTGTGTGAATCAAATCTTGGAATATACGATACCTAGTGTAATACCCAATAACCAAACTGCGGGCAACGATTTGGATTGGACAATATGCGACTCTCTCGAAACCATAAATCTAAATCAATATTTAAGTTTGAACGCAAATAGTGGCGGAATTTGGCTTAATCAAAATGGTAGTCAGATTAATGATCCGACTACATATAGCATTTCTCTATTAAATTCAGGTAATAACTATTTATCATATTTTATTGATGTATTATGCGGTGTTGATGATGTGGCAATTATTAATTTTGTAAAAGATTCTTGTAACAACCCATGCATTGAAATTAGTGGGAAACTAAAATTAAGTACACCGATTGACGGTCAACCAGGATTTAAGATAATGGTATTTAACCCGGATATGACTGTTGGTATTGTTGATTTAAATGTTCTTTTTGATGAAAGTTCATTAGTTAATGATTTAGGTCAAAATGATTCTCTTGAAAGCAGGATTAACAAACTTGAAGAAAAAATAAAGCACCTGAATTCAGAGTTAGAAAGTTCTATTGTAGAAATTAAAAAATTAAAGAAATTGAGCCTAAAAGAGTGAAATTTAATATCCTCACCAGCAAAACCCTCAAGTTATGGGAAAAACTCATCGATCACCCATATTTCATCAGATACCATCGATCATATTTAGTCAATACAAAATATGTCGGTCAATTCAATTTAAAAAGCAATTCACTTTTCATTAATGAACAATGTATCCCCATATCAAGAGATCGAAAGTCTGCATGTTTAACAATGATTTTCTAAAACTTTAAAGATTCCTTTTATCTTAAAAAGCTATGTCAGAATTTCCAAAATCACCAATCCATCACAATAGCAAAGATCAATGGGGCCACAATAGTTGCGTCAGACTCAATCACATATTTAGGTGTATGAATATCTAATTTACCCCAGGTTATTTTTTCGTTCGGTACGGCACCGGAGTACGATCCATAACTGGTGGTTGAATCACTGATCTGACAAAAATAACTCCAGAACGGGATATCTTCCATCTCCATATCCTGATACAACATCGGTACTACACAGATTGGAAAGTCTCCTGCAATACCACCGCCTATCTGGAAAAATCCTACACCTTTCCCTTCGCTGTTTTTAACATACCAATCTGCAAGCCACATCATGTATTCGATGCCACTTTTGGTGGTAGATGGTTTAAGTTGACCTTTCATACAATAAGAGGCAAATATATTCCCCATGGTACTGTCTTCCCATCCGGGCACCACGATTGGAATATTTTTTTCTGCGGCAGCAAGCATCCAGCTATTTTTTGGATCAATTTCATAATATTGTTCCAGATCACCACTCAAAAGCATTTTATACATAAACTCATGCGGAAAATATCTTTCGCCATTTTTTTCCGCATCCGACCAAACCTGTATCAGGTGCTTTTGTAATCTCCTGAATGCTTCTTCTTCCGGAATACAGGTATCTGTCACTCTGTTGTAATGATTTTCCAGCAAATCCCATTCATCCTGCGGATTGAGATCTCTGTAATTGGGTACTCTTTTATAATGACTGTGTGCTACCAGATTCATGATGTCTTCTTCCAGATTGGCACCCGTACAGGATATTATCTGCACTTTGTCTTGTCGAATCATTTCAGCAAGTGATTTTCCCAGCTCTGCCGTACTCATAGCACCTGCCAGCGTAATCATCATTTTACCACCTTCTGCAAGATGTGCTTTGTAACCATCAGCAGCGTCGATCAGAGCTGCGGCATTAAAATGTTTGTAGTGATCTTTAAGGAATTCTGTGATTTTCATCATTATTATTTACGTTAAAAATTATTGTCCCGTATCTCCCGCTCAAATTTGTAGGTCAGCATTTTGTAATACAATTTTGCAGCCACAAAATCCGGAGCAGGATTGTGTTCATTGGGTAGTAATTCTACAATGTCAAATCCAACTACATTTTTGCGATTGAATACCTTTCTCAAAAATTCAAGGGTTTGATACCATTTCAGTCCACCGGGTTCCGGCGTACCTGTTGAAGGCATGATACTACTATCAAAAGCATCCAGGTCAAAAGTGATATAGACATTATCCGTCATTTTTTTGATCGCCTCTTCCATCCAGTAATCATTGTCCATGATCTGATGGGCAAAATAGGTTTTTTTAAAATCCAAGTGTTCTTTTTCAGCTACATCCATAGACCGGATACCTACCTGAATAAGATTTGTGTGTTTGCTTGCATCATATACCGCACACGCATGATTGTAAGGTGTACCCATGTATGCAGGTCGCAAATCTGCATGTGCATCTATCTGTAGTACGGTCAGATTTGGATATTTTTCATAGTACGCTTTGATGACTCCGATGCTTATCGAGTGTTCTCCCCCGAAAATAGTCAGGAATTTTCCTGTCTCCAGATTCTTTTTTGTTTCCTGATACACTGATTCAAAGACCTTTTCAGGACTGCCCGCTTCTGTAACCGGAGGCAAAGTATGCACACCCACTACATAAACTTCTGTATCCGTTTCTATGTCATACAGCTCCATGTTTTCAGAAGCGTAAGAAAATGCGTCAAATCCTTTATCCGCTCCTTTACCCCAGGAACTTGTTCCGTCATAAGGAATGCTTTGTAGCAATACCTTGGCACGTTCAAATTCTGCCAATTCATCCGGAATACCGGCATAGGTGTTATTAGTCTTCATATCCTAAAATTTCTAACATTTGCTGAACATTCTGCTCGTCTCTATACAGACGATCCACTATGTTTCCTTTATCGTCACGATCTATGATGATTTGTTTTGGTGAAGGGATCAGACAATGTTTGATACCGCCGTATCCACTGATAGCATCCTGATATGCGCCCGTATGAAAAAATCCAAGATACAAAGGTTCCTCTTTATCCGGATCGTAAGTAGGCATGAGGATTTGCTGATTCATATCTTCAGAATTATAATAATCTGAATGATCACAACTGATTCCACCGATACTTACCTGCGAATATTCATTATCCCATTTATTGACCGGAAGGAGAATGAATTTTTCAAATATCGACCAGGCGTCGGGAATGGTATTCATCAGACTGTTGTCAATCAGATACCAAAGTTCGGTGTCGTTTTGTTGTTTTTGTTCCAATACAGAAAAAACAATTGCACCACTCTCTCCGACTGTATATTTACCGAATTCGGTATAGATATCCGGTTCCTGTATGCCTTCTTCATCACAAACCTCTTTGATATTTCGTACAAGTTCATTGATCATATACTTGTAATCATATTCAAATCCAAGATTATTTCTGATTGGAAGGCCTCCACCCAGATTTATAGAATCCAATGTAGGACAAATCTTCTTTAATTCGGCAAATAATTTCAAAGCTTTGCGGAATTCACCCCAATAATACAGATTATCTTTAATCCCGGAATCCACAAAGAAGTGAAGCATTTTCAGTTTCACACGTTTTTTTCTGGCGATTTTTGATTTATAGAAATCAATAATTTCGGCACTTCTGACACCCAGCCTGGATGTATAATATGCAGATTGAGGTTCTTCATTGATAGCCATTCTGATACCGACCGTAAGATCAGTCTTGGTACTGGCATACAGTCTATCCAGTTCCATTTTACTGTCCAGTACCGGAATGACATGTTTAAATCCTTCGTCAATCAGACTTACAATTTTGTCTATGTATTCATCCGTTTTGTGACCATTATGAATCAGAATGGTGTCTTTATTGATTTTATTTTTCTGATATAATCTCTTAATCAGGTCTATATCAAAAGCAGAAGATGTTTCGAGATGCACATTGTGTTCTAATGCTTCGGTTATCACATGGGAAAAGTGACAACATTTGGTACAGTAGCAATACACATATTCACCTTTATAATTATTAGCTTTCATCGCCTTATGAAAGAGGTTTCTGGCTTTTTTTATTTGGTCACCGATTCTTGGTAGGTATGTCAGTCGGAATGGTGTCCCGTATTTTTCTATGAGATACTTGAGAGATATACCATGAAAAGTAAGATTGCCCTGATTGAGATCAAATCCTTCCTGCGGAAAGTAATATGTCTGATTAATTAACTCGAAATATGTGTTTTTCATTAAGCTTTTAAGCGATAATTGATGATAGAATATTAAATGTTGACAAAAAATAATATTGAATCAAGACTAAGTGTGACTAAAAAAATTGCAACCATAAAAATCAGGAAGCAAACTTTTAAGCTTAATATGTCCGATTCATATTCCTTAAAGCTGCAAAGAAACGATAAAATACAATAATAATTGTAATGTAAATCGAAAGTTTTCTCCCTTAAATTCTCTGGGAAACTCGCAGCCAAAAGTACATTGGGTCAGGATAGACAGACCTGACAAAAACTTGATTATTTTAAATTTTTAGCTGATAGCTCTGAAAAGTATATATTTGCTTAAAATTTAAACACATGGAACCACGTATTTATCATTATATGACACTGATATTTGTTTTATGGTTTTCATTCGGGCAAGCCCAAAGTGAAGCGGTCATCAAACTGGAAAATAACAGATATTACATTTCATACATACAGGATTACATCAGAGCTATGCAGGCAGATAGTGAATCTTTAGAGATGTCTTCCCTTTTATTACAAATGGATTCACTGTCTGTTTTAGTTAGTGAGGAATTGGAGAAAATGGCTGAAACCATTAAAGAAGAGCCCGTTGAAATGTACGAAGATTCTATTGGAGATACACAAACAGATATTGTATCTCCTGATGACTCAACTTACTCTTGGCCGGATTATGGTTATGAAGACCAGAATAGTAGCGGTTCATCAGATTTTGGAATTGATAAGTTTATGCCTTTTAAAAATAAATCCAATACAAGCCTTGTTGTCCAGTTTGGCTTGAATGGTTTACAAGAATTCAATGAAAGAATGAGTAATGTTACTTATCCTGAACTTAGTAATGGCGGTTCTTGGTTTTGGGATTTTGGATTGTCGAGAAAGGTAAGAATCGGGGGGAAAGACAGTAAGGTTGCTTTGCATTTTGGTATTAGTTATCTTCTCAACAAATTTAAATTTGAAAACAATGTCAGACTTTTCCAGATAAATGAAAAACCTGCATTCGGATTAGAAGGCAATCTGCGAGGCAATCCCCGACTATCTATAGGATATCTGAATTTGCCGGTGGGAATTAAATTTAATTTTTCTAAAAAGTTCCGTCTGGATTTTGGAGGTTATGCAGGGTACCGAGTCAGATCTTCTCAGAGCCTTCACTACAACGGTGAAAATGAAGAAATTCACCAAACCTTAAGAGGATCCTGGAAATTGAATAACTGGATTTATGGATTATCTGCCGGAGTGGGCATTGGTCCGTTTAATCTTATTGGCAGATATAATTTGTCATCATTATTCAGAGACAATACTACATATGATTACAATACGTTTATGTTTGGTACATCAGTGAGTTTATTCTGATTTTTGCAGCGTAAATCATCTTTTGTGTACCTGATCAATAAATGATACTGCATCTACATGAACTTATCACAAAATTCTTTCTGGAAAATTTTATTAATTGTTTTTGGGGGAGTCATTCTTACCGTTACACTTTTGTATTCCAATTTTCTGGCAGAAAAACTTAAAGAGAATGAAGAAAAAAATATATATATCTTTAAAGAAGCACTTAAAGAAATCAATAATGTAACTTTAAGTGAAGATGAAATGGATGATCCGGATATAGAATATGAACAGTTAAATACGAATATCGCCTTATTAGATACCATTATCCGTTCATTTCCATTGCCTATTATTTTGGAAGATGCGAATGGAGAGTTGGAAGGACAGAACTTTTCTCCTGCAAATTTAAGGGATCCTGATTTTTTACAGAATAAAAGGATGGAATTTTTACAATCAGGGTTGGTACCTATTTCAGGTATCAGCGGAAATATTTACTATTTTAATTCACCGCTACTGTCATACATAAAGCTCTTTCCATTTGTTCAGACATTGTTGGTGGCTCTTTTTATCGGATTGGGTTACTTCTTGTTTAGCACATCCCGAAAAGCGGAACAAAACAGGGTTTGGGCCGGTATGGCAAAAGAAACAGCACATCAGTTAGGAACTCCAATAAGTGCTATTTTAGGTTGGCTCGAATACTTAAAAGATAATTTTGCAAATAATCCGGATAATCTGGACATTATTCAGGAGCTGCACAAAGATGTTGATCGACTTGAACTGGTAGCAGACAGATTTTCAAAAATAGGTTCTGAACCTGTATTGGATAAATCAGATATTTATTTAGAGTTGCAGGAAGTAAAAAATTACATACAACGACGATCACCACGTAAAGTTAGTTTTGAGTTTTCTGAACCGGAGTTTCCTGTTTATGCTCGTATTAATAAACATCTCTTTGCATGGGTCATTGAAAATCTTATGAGAAATTCTTTAGATGCATTGGACGGAAAAGGTGTCATATCCTGTCAGATTTATATACAAAATGAAAAAGTTTGTATTGATTTGTCAGACACTGGCCAGGGAATTCCTTCTAATAAATTCAATACAATATTCAAGCCGGGATATTCTACCAAAAAACGAGGCTGGGGACTTGGATTGTCATTGGCTAAAAGAATAATAGAAGAATATCATAAAGGAAAGATTTTTGTAAAATCTTCTAAACCTAACGAATTGACCACATTTACAATCCGGTTGAACCGGGCCTGAATTAGGCCGACTGTTTAGCAAAAAGGAAACAGAACCAACTTAAGTGTTGAATATTACCCTTTTATAAAATATCTTTTTTAATTTTGTCCGCTGTAATTTAAAAATTCTGATTTTTAGATTAGTTGTTAAAGTATCTGGACGCTCAATTTTTGAAAGCGTTAAAATATTTTTCGGAAAATTTAATTCATTCACATTATATCGATAAATGGAATTTTGGGAACAGGATTATGAATGGCTGAGAGTCAGACACATAGTAAAAAATGCTATGAAGAAAGATTCGTTACCGGATATTCAGACGGTTTTATTTCTGATAGGCGTACAGGAGTTGGGGAGATGGCCCAAGGGAAAGTTTACGAAAGAAGAGAAAAGGGATTTAATGCATGTTGCAGTATGTACATTGCTTGAGCCGGATGGGTATTTTGAATTTGTGGGAAGGGATCATGATGGTTGGCCACATTGGGAAGAAAAAAAAGCATTCAGAGTGGCAGGGGTTAATGACCAGGAAGGAATTTTGGTAAAAAAAATAATTGAATATTTTCGAAAATATAATGAAATTGAAAAATTCTCAGAAAATTAATTTTAAAATCTTTAGAATATGTTCAGAAATATTGCATTTACACTTTTGATTATATCAGGCTTTTGGACGTGTAAAAGCGATGATGTAATTACAATAGAAACTTCTATGGGCAACATGAAAGTCAGACTATTTGAAAGTACTCCTTTACATAAAGCAAATTTTCTGAAACTGGTAGATGATGGCTTTTATAATGATCTGCTGTTTCACCGTGTCATCAAGGGATTTATGATACAGGGGGGAGACCCGGATTCCAAAGATGCACCACAGGATAAAGCACTTGGAATGGGCGGTACAGGATATACTATTCCGGCTGAAATAGGCGCACCACACTTTAAGGGCATACTCGCAGCGGCAAGACAAGGTGATCAGGTAAACCCTAAGAAGGAGTCTTCCGGGTCACAATTTTATATTGTACAAGGCAATCCGGTTACCGATGAAGAGTTGGATGCTTTTGAACGTGCCAAGGGTATTAAATATACAGAAGCGCAAAGGACAAAATATAAAGCTGTCGGTGGCGCTCCTATGCTGGATATGGATTATACTGCATTTGGTGAAGTAGTCGAGGGTTTGGATGTTATTGATAAAATTGCAAACACACCGACAAGTCCAAGGGAAAGACCTCTTACAGATGTAAAAATGAAAATTAAGAAATAATAATAAATACTTAAAAATGACTTTTAAATCAATACAGACGGGAATAACGCTCCTGATTTTTGCTATTTTAGCTTCTTGTTCGGCTCCTAAATCTGTTTTTGAATACGATTTGCAAAGTAAAACAGCACCTTCTACAGCAAAATTCAAAAACAAATCGTTGAAATCAGATACGTATCTATGGGAATTTGGAGATGGAGTTACTTCGGTTGAATCAGAACCGGAACACAGATATGTCCTTTCAGGAAAATACATTGTTAAATTAACAGCCATTAAAGATAAAAAACAAAATATGTCTTCACAAGAATTAATTTTAGACCCACCTTCTCATTGTATGATTGAAATGCAGACTTCAGAAGGTACAATGACCATTCAATTGTATGATGAAACACCGCTTCACAGAGATAATTTTATCAAGCTGGTAGAAAGCGGATTTTATAATGACCTGCTTTTTCACAGGGTCATTAATGGGTTTATGATCCAGGGAGGAGACCCGGATTCCAAAAATGCTCCAACCGGAAAAAGATTGGGTTCAGGGGGACCGGGTTATACCGTTCCTGCGGAATTTGTGGATACTTTAGTCCATGTAAAAGGTGCGTTGGCGGCTGCCAGAACCGGTGATGCGATGAATCCCCAAAAGGCTTCTTCCGGTTCACAGTTTTATATTGTACACGGAAAACCGGTTCCTGTGGCACAATTGGACGGTCTTGAATTACAAAAAGGAATAAAATATACTCCACAAGCCAGAGAAATCATGACTACTCAGGGAGGAACACCTTTTTTAGATAAAGATTATACGGTTTTTGGTAGGGTTGTTAAAGGACTTGACATTATTGATAAGATAGCATCAACCAAAACCAGTCCGGGCGACAGACCGGATAATGATGTCAAAATAATCAGCATCAGGATAATTAAGTAAGTCTACACATTAATAAAACTCTCTTATTTTATAAAAATATTGACGGATATACACCTGGTGGTTAAGAGTTTAAAAATTTTGCAAATGAATGAAGTTTTGGGAATTGATATCGGAGCTACAGGGATAAAGGGTGCTTTGGTTGACTTATCAACAGGTAACCTGGCTTCCGAAAAATTTAAAGTAAAAACACCAATTCCTGCCACACCTGAAGCTATTGCAGAATGTCTTAAAATGGTAGTGGAGAATTTTAAATGGGAAGGAAAACAAATTGGTATTGGCTTTCCTGCAGTTGTAAAACGAGGTGTAGCGCTTACAGCAAGTAACATAGATCAGGCATTTATCGATTATCCCATAGAAAAAGAGTACAGTAATATCCTGGGCTGTGATGTGACTGTAGTAAATGATGCGGATGCAGCAGGAATTGCAGAAATGACTTATGGTAAAGGAAAAGGAAAGGATGGTTTGGTATTGTTGATAACGTTAGGTACCGGCATAGGTTCAGCTTTATTTCTGGATGGAAAGCTATTGCCAAATACAGAGCTTGGCCAGCTGTATTATAAAAAAAGTATCTTTGAAAAGTATGCATCTAATAGTGCCCGTGAGTTGAAACTTCTTAGTTGGAAGGCTTGGGGGAAAGAACTCAATAAGTACCTTCAGCATGTTTCTCTTCTTCTAAGTCCTGATCTAATTTTGATAGGAGGTGGCGTAAGCAAACATTTTGAAAATTATAAGGAATACCTGAATGTCAATACCTCAATAGAAACGGCATCTTTGTTGAATGATGCCGGCATTGTGGGTGCTGCAATGAGTTCAGTAAAGCATTGATATTTTGATAGATTTATAAATTATAAAACAATCAAATTCATTTTTATATTTTGACCAAAATTAATTAAGTAAAAGTTTGTTAAATATTCAGTCAAAAGTGACTTTTTATATAGCTTTATGTCTCAAAACAATTATTAAACAACTTAAAACAATTTATTATGCTTAAAGAATTTATTAACTTTATTAAAACAGGAAATGTAATCGAATTTGCTGTTGCCGTTATTATGGCTGGTGCTGTAGGCGGAGTTGTCAACGGTTTTGTCAACGATATAGTGATGCCTTTAGTTGGGCAATTAGTGGGCGGGGTTGATTTTGCAAATTTGAAAGTAGTACTCTCGCCTGCTGTTATGGAAAATGGTGTAGAAACATCAGCCGAAAATGCAATTCGCTATGGATCATGGATCAACTCTATCGTAAACCTTATGATTGTTGGGTTTGTGATGTTTTTAGTAATTAAAGGTTACAATAAGCTAAAGACACCACCACCACCACCGGCACCTGTTGGCCCTACACAGGAACAATTATTAACTGAAATCAGAGATCTCTTAAAAAAATAATCAAATTTATAATAGGGAGTAGTTATTCAACTATTCCCTATTATTATTCCATTTTGTGAATTAATACCGGTAAAACGAATTATATTCCAGCACTCAATTGGATACAAAACTTTATTCTTTGAATTATTTGTATTTCAAAAATGTAAAGTACTTTTAAATACTGCATTTTATTGGTTTATAAAATCAAAAAGTTATAAAAACTACTTATATTTGAGCATCAATTACTATAGCCCAACCATGCCGATGCATAGATATTGGATCATATCACTTATTTTTTTTATATATTTCGCCTCGGATATATACAGCCAGTCATGTAATATGAATGGTAAAAATCATTACAGATATGACGATATAAAATACATTCTGGATAAGAATCAATGCAATAATTGCCACAATTCTTCAGGTAATAATAAGTTATGGCATTATGAAACTTATAATGCAATACTGACAGGTAGTACTTGTAATATTCCTATAATTAAACATGGAAGTGCATCGTCAAGCCTGCTGGTGGACAAGTTAAATGGTGGTTCGGTATCTTGTGGCAACGCAATGCCTTTGGGAGGCAAATCTATATCATTTGAAGACCTTCTGGCCATAGAAAGCTGGATAAATTCAGGCGCCCCGGAATTTTGTCTTTTTGTCTTTGAAGATGTAAAAACGATGTTGTATCAGGAAGATTGTGGTACCTGCCATAAATCCGTGGAAGACTGGCATTTTGAAAATTATATAGATATTTTTACAAACGGACGAATTTCGGAATGTAGCACTTCGCCATTAATAACACTCCATGATGCAAATAATAGTATCCTTTACAGGAAATTATTAGCAGGTTATACAGGCTGTGGTAAAATGATGCCATTAGAAAGGGAGCCATTATCTTACATTAATGTTTCAAAAATCAGAGATTGGATAAATGCCGGTGCCCCCGAAAA
The genomic region above belongs to Saprospiraceae bacterium and contains:
- a CDS encoding LytTR family transcriptional regulator, which codes for MKFNILTSKTLKLWEKLIDHPYFIRYHRSYLVNTKYVGQFNLKSNSLFINEQCIPISRDRKSACLTMIF
- a CDS encoding DUF285 domain-containing protein, with product MKSFLFNLIFISSSLLLHGQAPFITTWKTDNPGSSCSSCINIPTFGSGYNYDVDWDNDGVYDELGITGDITHDYGVSGNYTIRIKGNFPRIHFNNIGDKLKLISIDQWGSNVWTSFENSFYGCQNLIYNANDTPNLNSVTSMRAMFQNCILFNGDLSSWNTSNVLVMGSLFEGCTNFNGNIATWNILNVNSMEYMFSNCTSFNQPLSAWNPMNVQYIHSMFDGASSFNQPINSWNVQNVLGFNNMFDGASSFNQPLNSWITANANNMQGMFNNAVSFNQDISGWNTAAVTNMQSLFRDAVSFNQDLSMWNVDEVTDFGFFLYNASNFNQDLKNWSLKDAAILTNMLSLSGIDCINYSETLIGWSNNINTPNNLSLGALGRQYGTNAVSARMNLISKGWTIAGDSQLDETCSNELVLEVNIVNHATCLQNGMLEFQLQNAPDSSIIVYLVLNDSQDTLGVIQDTNFVIMDTLGGRIPGIYNVVCILNDADTFSMQKEILNYYENIVFTTLTQNEFCGNDGMITVNLISGNNVLYSLLEGDETIRPYQQSNIFSNLPEGNYTLSLIDTCENVAIGAATIVNKETAFTIVEGGTNTPVGLACDSINVHHSIYSIPNGELQYPLTFNYYIYNPSSNDTILLSREFTNGGTSSLIHQQMTIPYYSGTPYLMDLKITDKCNDTITYNQDISSSFTSGVYQLPNGCNWDMHIWHGISHPPVSIEFITAPFNDHTQAPFDPLMYNSTYPPIFDVITPVVFSNDTMSMPTGYYEIQVIGSCNDTFMITGNFSDPGLNIPIPVITPDCIEDKGIIQFSSNFDLQSVNIINNNDTISLNHGIDINNLKSFYASDIDVGLYDLIVTDVCGNSQSLEIDIPSREGELDSFRIDAYCGSFNYYFNYVHNDEIMPYYPGPFYYLQYKENDVWKQMNSTPYTTPTVWPFINGQEINNNLLNINVTREGEFRILRLLMRPSQGSTGEFKVCEDVIHDFIHINDGFKFDSLYSFECTDSELGISNYKIFCHASGVEPLSYDILKINGQDTLIENGNDSLFNSVAAGLYEIRVKDACNNQLFREIELTDISNPIIFADSICDGLAGRLYTDDLPFIEYEWRKTGNAQILSSTNELKFEPFGIEDSGTYELTLIYPGSSSCVNQILEYTIPSVIPNNQTAGNDLDWTICDSLETINLNQYLSLNANSGGIWLNQNGSQINDPTTYSISLLNSGNNYLSYFIDVLCGVDDVAIINFVKDSCNNPCIEISGKLKLSTPIDGQPGFKIMVFNPDMTVGIVDLNVLFDESSLVNDLGQNDSLESRINKLEEKIKHLNSELESSIVEIKKLKKLSLKE
- the speB gene encoding agmatinase, with translation MKTNNTYAGIPDELAEFERAKVLLQSIPYDGTSSWGKGADKGFDAFSYASENMELYDIETDTEVYVVGVHTLPPVTEAGSPEKVFESVYQETKKNLETGKFLTIFGGEHSISIGVIKAYYEKYPNLTVLQIDAHADLRPAYMGTPYNHACAVYDASKHTNLIQVGIRSMDVAEKEHLDFKKTYFAHQIMDNDYWMEEAIKKMTDNVYITFDLDAFDSSIMPSTGTPEPGGLKWYQTLEFLRKVFNRKNVVGFDIVELLPNEHNPAPDFVAAKLYYKMLTYKFEREIRDNNF
- a CDS encoding deoxyhypusine synthase family protein, which translates into the protein MMKITEFLKDHYKHFNAAALIDAADGYKAHLAEGGKMMITLAGAMSTAELGKSLAEMIRQDKVQIISCTGANLEEDIMNLVAHSHYKRVPNYRDLNPQDEWDLLENHYNRVTDTCIPEEEAFRRLQKHLIQVWSDAEKNGERYFPHEFMYKMLLSGDLEQYYEIDPKNSWMLAAAEKNIPIVVPGWEDSTMGNIFASYCMKGQLKPSTTKSGIEYMMWLADWYVKNSEGKGVGFFQIGGGIAGDFPICVVPMLYQDMEMEDIPFWSYFCQISDSTTSYGSYSGAVPNEKITWGKLDIHTPKYVIESDATIVAPLIFAIVMDW